The genomic region tgcatattgcaggtttaacatttttttcgagatgaatatataaccttgtacaaaaataccatataaaaaggtactgcagggtttaaaaatgttttgcaggaCATAAGGACATTaatttagtagataaagtgacGGTCTCTGTAAAAACCGCTTTTTTTTCAGTGTCGCATCATTTTACGTCACTACAGGGAGATGTTCGCAGAgctctgtgttgattcagtgcAGAATATATTGGTATTTAGCAACAGTGGccgtgaatcagtgtgttttcggtagtttttgtattctatttatcatcgtaatggtaaattattgtgtttgtggagaCTGCACAAACTTCAGCCTGTCAGGACATCGAGTCCAGAGGTTTACTAACAAGAAAAAGGGCGCTGCTATCTTCTGTGCCGGggtgtgttttgtgcaggtgaagagacGGGACTTCACTTCTGCATCTGCGTCGAAAAACGTGTTCATTTTAGACTGGAGGATTATCATCCTGGCGATATGATGGAGTTCAACATTGTAATACttctgtaaataattatattaaatgaataaacttacacacacgatgcttcttcaccgtttttacttgaatcaatttcaacactgatgaatacaaattatgtacacatgcatacagtctcacactcacacaaaacagttttgaattatgtgctggtaatgtaaatactccaatttcattcatgccatgtatgtaaacttatatatacattcaagttcacacaactatAATCACGGCGTCATACATCCTCACACAATCAGTGAATGGGCacggaataaactcataacacagaattaatgaataaaggataACATGAAATACATACAGTAAGTTAACACTATATGTTTGGCTGCCGGCGGGAGACATGATCACGGATCCGTCAGAGATGCAGCTCGATGAAGACTTACGGTGCACATTTTAagttttgtgtttgattattacatttgctaacTACCAAATCAGTCGTGATGAGAAACGGCTATATCACGTAACGTTAGTGTGGACGGATATTAACGCGTGTGACATACGCTTGATCAAAGTTTATTCGTTTCTGTTATTAGTAATCAGTTAGGCCTACTCCTAGATGACCAATAGCTTCGCTATTGCCTGattcatgataataatctgtacaatattgtgatctgagCACATATCGTTAGCTAAGCTAACACCGGTCTCTGTCCTGTTCTCCACTGCTTCtcctcacacaacagctcaatttGTCTCTTTTGACCGTTATTCTGTCTAATTCTGGCCTGTCCCTGCTCTCTTGACCACATAGCAGGCTAATTGTATGGCTGTGATTAGTTATACGAGTATAAATAAGCATTTATAATTTCCTCAGCATCCGAACTGTGATTGTGATCCATTGTTTTAGTTTATATTGATCGCGCTCCCTTCAGTGACGTCATGtccgatttggcatttttcagatgcggaagtaaaattttctcacaaaaaacgaCTCCAGAAGCCTATGTAGAGTATTTATGcgtgttttttcaagaaaatctatttcatacattatttttctatacattgaatcactaaagctctaacctgcaatatgccctttaatatcttttatcttcagttcatctaaggctgtggctgaagaaagttgtagtttgtgttcttatttctctttctttcagtgtttgttcacagcaggtgtttgaatgattgaaacaatgtttcaggaacatcatactaacctttaaataacattcttctaacattaaggaaactgaacattttcatgttcttggaatgttacaaatcaacgttcctacaatgttgaattttagatcaGTGTTCATCCCTGTTACCCAAATACATTTGATGTAATGCATATAGACATATCAATGCTGgagtttatttgatttatttatgttaAAGTAAATCAAAAGAACAAAACCAAAGATATACATTGATTTACTTACAGCGAGGAAAGTAAAACCTTGAAGCTTTACATTTGTTATATTTTGGAAACAATAGCAGATAATTTGCTCCTGAAAACACTTATGCTTCTAAGACACACGTTTGATCTTCATTACAAAGAATTTCAAACTGACAGAAGAATTGATTTTCCAGGTTTTCCAAACAACACCAATGGCATGACGTGTGTTGTCTTCTCCCCACAAATACACACCGTTGGGGTTTGTATGGTGACATCCTACTGTGTACCAAAATCCCCCAAGTTGCAGTTTGGGACAGGTACTCCCATAGTAGTTGTAGTCTTTGTCAAAGGTGGTGAACTTCTGAAAAGTGTGAAAGTATGAAAGTGTCCTACCTGCTCCTCcatcagtgaatcctgaaaCATGCAGTTTATACCCCTCAGTTTCAGGAGCCACAGAGAAGGACGAGTACTGAGCAAAAACTTTCCTTCCTTCAAAGTCCTCCAGATCCACTCTCAGCATGTACTTCCTGTTATGTGTCAGCTGGTACATGTTCTCCAGccctgttcacacacacacatgaagaaCATGTTCAACCAAACACATGATCATCCACACAAATGGACACACACTGTGAGATCTTACCCAGCCAGTATTCTCCTTCAGTGGTCCCGAATCCTCTCTTGTACTCTTTCCACGGCCGATAGAAATTAATAAGGCCGTCCATTCTCCTCTGAAACACCTGTGATGGGTTTATATAGAAGATATGATTCATAATGTATGTTCTGATGTGCGTTTAATGATCTAAAGTCACATTCGTACCGTCCGTCCTCCTTTATCTTCATCTTTCCCACCTGAGATCATGTCACAGTAAACCCAGACAGGAACGTCACCTGCTGGATAGATGGAGTAAATCCCACTGACTGTTTGTCCTGCTTTATAAAGGTCAGAACAGTCGACCGGCTTGAATCCATCAGGAACCGACACAACAAACCCCGTGAAAACAGAGAGCAGAGCCGCGACAAACACCATAATCTAGAGAGAGACACGACTGATCAAGATCCTCGTTTATGATGATCAattataataaaagtaaaaacagtaaatgtgATTGAACTCACCGCCATCTTCTCAATATTTTCTCAGCTGATCACTGCAGAGATTTatcaatgttttctttttaaatcttGAAGAAAGCAAACCAAAAGTCATCagatgtttgtttttctgttgtaGAAATGTCTTAATATTCTGTGAGGTAAATAATGAAGAATAAAACAGTAACTCACCGTTTGTGTTGTTCAGTCTGACACAATCTCTATATATCTGTCAGATTCTCAGGCTCCTCCTCTGTGTTACTGTAGAAACTTATATTGCAAAACCCTTGATTCTTGCCACAAACTGAATGTTAACATGCTGCCTGctgcttttgttatttattaaatcatgttttgcttttattttggcAGGATAGAGGAGAAGCAGCAGGAAAGTACAGCATCAACTCACCTCtgacatgatgacagaatgataaTTTAATTTGGGTTCATTCATCATAGAAATGTCTGTGAAATCGTTGAGTCACTCGCATCTTCAACCAACCTTTTTATCAGTAAGAACATCTGTCATTTCAGTCACAGTGTTGACATACTAACTGGTGATACGTTAGATACTATAAGATATATCCAGAAAATACAGTGTAAACTTCACCAAACACAACATCTCAGACAAAAAGTACACAAATCATGATCACATTTGATTAAACATTCTCACGGCAGATGGAAGAAAAGACCTTCTATATCGCTCTTTTGAGCAACGAGGGTTAACAAGTCTGTTGGTAAATAAGCTACACATAGTCTGTGTCATGGAGAGGGTGAGATTTATACTTCATGAGGGAAGACACCCAGCTAAcaaaattttgttataagaacattctctaaatattcagtgttggttctgggaacattacaaacgtccagttttcttgacgttataggaatgtttttataaggtataacgttcctcaaacgttctttcaacttaattttgatctaaaattaaacattgtaggaacgttgatttgtaacattccaagaacatgaaaatgtccaatttccttaatgttagtagaatgttatttaaaggttagtatgatgttcctgaaacattctttaatcattcaaacacctgctgtgaacaaacactgaaagaaagagaaataagaacacaaactacaactttcttcagccacagccttagatgaactgaagataaaagacattaaatctctgaagatctgattcaacaactccacaaacagcattaccagcttcacttattactaaccagactgactttatttctgtcacacgtctacagaagctcttactgagaattaacagaggtttagtttggtttgaggtcaccatcatggagatcagtgtttgctttagttgaacTCTTGACTTTTGTTGAGTTACTTTTTTATCAGCAATTGCAggtgttttcagaaaacatttctgcattgataaaggagatcaacatgtctgttttaataacaaacaaacaactgcACTAAAGTGGTGtaataaactgttttttttctcctgtaATTGCTGATTAAACAAAATTCCAGTATCAAACTCAACCAATGTGAAAAACATAATTTGCAACACTGTCTTTGTCAACTTcttgtttaaaacattgttttgtgtcatttatacactcacagacatcaacattcggcatatgaaacacaacaatggtgacatgcttcatgcagcatacaaaacacattcatggCTCGCAGCATCCATTgtgacatgaataaattatgcagctgaaatTTTTTACTGTCACCATTCTTGAGGTTTgtatgatgagtgctgatgtctaagtgtgttatttaaaaaaaaaatagcttcaAACAATCCAATATAAATCAGttcagtgttaaaaaaaaaaccatttctATCACATTTTTGAGTTGATAATTTCCTTTTCACATAGCACTTCAATACCTAAAGAAAATGACAATAAAGCAGTTTATTAAACCACTTTAATGCTgtcatttgtttgttattaaaacagacatgttAATCTCCTTTATCAttgcagaaatgttttctgaaaacatgTGATTGCTGATAAAGAAGAAACTTTATAACAGTCaggggtcaagagctcaactaaagcaaacactgatctccatgatggtgacctcaaactaaacatctaaacttctgttaattctcagtaagaacttctgtagacgtgtgacagaaataaagtcagtctggttagtaataagtgaagctggtaatgctgtttgtggagttgtttaatcagatcttcagagatttaatgtcttttatcttcagttcatctaaggctgtggctgaagaaagttgtagtttgtgttcttatttctctttctttcagtgtttgttcacagcaggtgtttgaatgattgaaagaatgtttcaggaacataacactaacctttaaataacattctactaacattttaatgttcccagaaccaacactgaatatttagagaacgttataacaaaattctgttagctggaCAGATCCTTACAATCTCAATTTTCAGATAGCGCCTTGTTCCTCTCAGAAATCCCCCACCCCAACATACCACAGCATACAAAATTACAGATGCAACTGCAGTGTATCATACAAAGTCCTTAACTAAACCCGACATACACCAAAACTCAAGTGGATATGACTCTGAGCCTTTTATACAAGTAATTCATGTGATCACACCAGTCTAACTTATTTAAATAGACTCCCAGTTTTTTGATgacaatttttgtgtgaactaaccctttgcaGCAGGATCTGATATGATGCAATTCTCCATCTGACCTTTTATCGGTAAGAGCATCTGTCATTGCACCGCACAATGTTGAAATACAAATTGGTGGTAAGTTACGTGGTTAgcagtacactctaaaaatatcTGTGCAACATACCAAAATAAACTCCTAAAAATCCAACAGTTTGATTTGTCTAAAATCtattgattacatttttatcatttaaatttttaaaggAAACAAGTATTTGACTACACagtaaaatctccagagttaaatcaactctgctcagagtacataattatggtccctctctaagtaacatgaagcagagttaaagttaatgagataattaagcaattaaaaaggctgtgactgaagtcagttgtagttcttgtgtttctcttttcttcagtgattctgcttgttaacagcaggtgttcatcactaatgcacaatcattacTTGATTAatcgcttaattatctcattgaCTTTACTTTGCTTTAGTTtaattttaacactatttagagatgGACCACATGTACTCTgtgcagagttgatttaactttggagattttgctgtgtaacaaattatatttttaaaatatacttaatatttttgttaaattttattttaaaagagaatgaagtaatttaattactcaGTTTCAAGAACTAAAATTATGACTTATTTCACGTGGCAATAATCAAAACTACATTGAGATATAATGACTTTCATTGCTGGAGTTTattgttgattcagttcaatttaaaatttaaagaaGTGATTGATGATTGAGAAGTGATTGATGATTGATGAGTACACAAAACATCAGTGATATATATTCTGACATGATTTACTAAGTTACACAGTTAACAGAGGAAAGGAAACTAAACTTAAattgtttagttttgttttcttttgtaacattttttttgttttgttttgatttgttttgtaaTGTTTCTTCAAAGGTCTAAGACACACGTCTGATCTTCATGCTGATGAATTTCATACTGTCGACATTATTCTTCCAGGAGTACCAACCAACACCAGCTCCGTAATGGTTGGGATTTTTTCCCCATAAATACACACCATTGGGGTGTGCATAGTGACAGCCTGTGTGCCAAAATGCCCCGAGATACTCTTTGGCACAGTTCTTAGGCCAGGTGTCTTGATCCTTGTCAAAGGTGGAGAACTTCTGTCCATTGTGGTAGGTCAAAGAGTCACCTGCAGAGAAGAAGAGCATCATTGAGGACATCAGGTGCACATTTACTCAACTGAGTGTGATTTTAATATGAATGAAAGTGTCCTACCTGCTCCTCCATCAGTGAACCCTGAAACATGCAGTTTATACCCGTCAGTTTCAGGACCCACAGAGAAGGACGAGTACAGAGCAAAAACTTTCCTTCCTTCAAAGTCCTCCAGATCCACTCTCAGCATGTACTTCCTGTTACGTGTCAGCTGGTACATGTTCTCCAGccctgttcacacacacacatgaagaaCATGTTCATCCAAACACATGAACACTTCTATCAAAACCTTTTCTTGACACCAAATGCCAAAGTTTAAAACTGACAAACCAAAACGGACACAGTGTGAGATCTTACCCAGCCAGTATTCTCCTTCAGTGGACCCGAATCCTCTCTTGTACTCTTTCCACGGCTGATAGAAATTAATACTGCCGTCCATTCTCCTCTGAAACACCTGTGATGGGTTTATATAGAAGATATGATTCATAATGTATGTTCTgatatgtgtttaatgatctacagtcACATTCATACCGTCCATCCTCCTCCTCCGATCATGTCACAGTAAACCCAGACAGGAACGTCACCTGCTGGATAGATGGAGTAAATCCCACTGACTGTTTGTCCTGCTTTATAAAGGTCAGAACAGTCGACCGGCTTGAATCCATCAGGAACCGACACAACAAACCCCGTGAAAACAGAGAGCAGAGCCGCGACAAACACCGTCATCTAGAGAGAGACACGACTGATCAAGATCCTCGTTTATGATGATCAattataataaaagtaaaaacagtaaatgtgATTGAACTCACCGCCATCTTCTCAATATTTTCTCAGCTGATCACTGCAGAGATTTatcaatgttttctttttaaatcttGAAGAAAGCAAACCAAAAGTCATCagatgtttgtttttctgtcgTAGAAATGTCTTAATATTCTGTGAGGTAAATAATGAAGAATAAAACAGTAACTCACCGTCTGTGCCTTGTGTGGTTCAGTCTAACACAATCTCTATATATCTGTCAGATTTTCAGGCTCCTCCTCTGTGTTACTGTAGAAACTTATATTGCAAAACCCTTCATTCTTGCCACAAACTAAATGTTAACATGCTGCCTGctgcttttgttatttattaaatcgctttttgcttttattttggcAGGATAGAGGAGAAGCAGCAGGAAAGTACAGCATCAACACACCTCtgacatgatgacagaatgataaTTTAATTTGGGTTCATTCATCATAGAGATGTCTATGAAATCGTTGAGTCATTCGCATCTTCAACCAACCTTTTTATCAGTAAGAACATCTGTCATTTCAGTCACTCTTCTTGCATTCCAAGATTTTGAAATATGAATTGGTCATAACACATGTAGAAGGCGACGTTCTCAGGACCTTGCGCAACGTTCCCTAAAAGTGCTCTAAAGGGGACAAAAATTCCGATTTCCATTCGGGACGTTCCTAAAACATCCTCTTTTgataatgaaagtgctgcagtttaaGGTTCCTTagatgactttagggggacgttccactttggttattttatggtcaaaatAGAACATTAAAAAGAGGATATTTGGAATattaacagaacgttcccacacgctcctctgttggtcatttaataacgttcctgatatgagtttagggggacgttctattttggttattttatggtcgtgtgagaatgttacaaagaggacatttgggaatttaaaggtgccgtagaacgtctttttacaagatgtaatataagtctaaggtgtaccctgaatgtgtctgtgaagtttcagctcaaaataccccatagatttttttttataaatttttttaactgcctattttggagcatcattaaatatgagccgatttaggctgcggcccctttaactgctaaaacactaaaccccattctctgaacccagtgctcagtggcctaaacccatttgtcgaatcagtcactttgtagacaaaaccttaaacaagttcaggtagttaagacactgtttgcaaatctcatccactctttttgcaaaactctaaacacattcttactcactaaaacacattctgcactgtgttgcaaaatggtaaatacatgtggcaaaagttaaacacaactacaacacagtcgtcatcctttaaacacaatgactcaaaattattcacacttatttctaatgatgtgatcaaatcaactgtataaaatataggtcagttcagagtgtacaggtgacacaggtgctgaatgatgataccaacaatagatggaaacaatctgaaaagtagaggaggaagagtatgtgtaagaggatgatgaggagaaagagcaaggggtgtggagacaaggctgtcaaggctggatccggcacaggtttttccctttgcctggcaagagacgacattgcctgtgatgtggaaaatgtcctcaacaatattcaataatattcaacaatattactgatctgacagtactgacattataggatgagaactgaactaagctagcctagatgatgacatcactgttacagtttttcttgattgtttacacacattttctgaaagcatgcctcatactctcagaactctacacacaaatcaaaaaacacacacacaatgggcaaaacccctcaattctcctgcaaaatgaaactttacattcaaaacaatgttctttcttctcaaaatggtattttgttttcaaatgacacacacaaaccttcatatgaatagacatttataagaaccagttgaacactgatgtgctctatgtaaaacacttctccattcatcataatgactttggtctttatttggttcagtgttacacttactacagacagtacatacataagtgtgttgtaaaatatttgtagtatacatatatacatatacatacatatacattatatatatatatataatatatatatactagactagactagactatactagactagactagactatactatatactatactatactatactagactatactagactagactagactagactatactatatactatactatactatactagactatactagactagactagactatgctatgctatactatactatactatactagactatactagactagactagactatgctatactatactatactatactatactagactagactagactagactatgctatgctatactatactatactatactatactatactatactagactatactagactagactagactagactagactatgctatactatactatactatactatactatactatactatactagactatgctatgctatgctatactatactatactatactatactagactatactatactagactatactatactagactatactatactagactatactatactatactagactagactagactatgctatactatactatactatactatactatactatactatactatactagactagactatgctatactatactatactatactagactatactatactatactatactatactagactatactatactagactatactatactatactatactagactatactatactatactatactagactatactatactatactagactagactagactagactatactagactatactatactagactatactatactattttgttttcaaatgacacacacaaaccttcatatgaatagacatttataagaaccagttgaacactgatgtgctctatgtaaaacacttctccattcatcataatgactttggtctttatttggttcagtgttacacttactacagacagtacatacataagtgtgttgtaaaatatttgtagtatacatatatacatatacatacatatacattatatatatatatataatatatatatactagactagactagactatactagactagactagactatactatatactatactatactatactagactatactagactagactagactagactagactatactatatactatactatactatactagactagactagactagactatgctatgctatactatactatactatactatactatactagactatactagactagactagactagactatgctatactatactatactagactagactagactagactagactagactatgctatgctatactatactatactatactagactatactagactatactatactagactagactaggctatgctatactatactatactatactatactatactagactatgctatgctatactatactatactatactatactatactagactatactatactagactatactagactatactatactatactagactatactatactagactatactatactagactagactaga from Megalobrama amblycephala isolate DHTTF-2021 linkage group LG7, ASM1881202v1, whole genome shotgun sequence harbors:
- the LOC125271151 gene encoding microfibril-associated glycoprotein 4-like — its product is MAIMVFVAALLSVFTGFVVSVPDGFKPVDCSDLYKAGQTVSGIYSIYPAGDVPVWVYCDMISGGKDEDKGGRTVFQRRMDGLINFYRPWKEYKRGFGTTEGEYWLGLENMYQLTHNRKYMLRVDLEDFEGRKVFAQYSSFSVAPETEGYKLHVSGFTDGGAGRTLSYFHTFQKFTTFDKDYNYYGSTCPKLQLGGFWYTVGCHHTNPNGVYLWGEDNTRHAIGVVWKTWKINSSVSLKFFVMKIKRVS
- the LOC125271169 gene encoding microfibril-associated glycoprotein 4-like, with the protein product MAMTVFVAALLSVFTGFVVSVPDGFKPVDCSDLYKAGQTVSGIYSIYPAGDVPVWVYCDMIGGGGWTVFQRRMDGSINFYQPWKEYKRGFGSTEGEYWLGLENMYQLTRNRKYMLRVDLEDFEGRKVFALYSSFSVGPETDGYKLHVSGFTDGGAGDSLTYHNGQKFSTFDKDQDTWPKNCAKEYLGAFWHTGCHYAHPNGVYLWGKNPNHYGAGVGWYSWKNNVDSMKFISMKIRRVS